One genomic window of Elaeis guineensis isolate ETL-2024a chromosome 2, EG11, whole genome shotgun sequence includes the following:
- the LOC105035516 gene encoding cycloartenol-C-24-methyltransferase 1, producing the protein MHGVGRMRPLSLYTSIITYKSLHVQTPASLPINRACKPRSSLHVASPRSSCSLIPGDNICFALFESGDTVMSNSRPLSFVTNVGGRIQKEEVKSAMEQYEKFHDCYGGNEETRKANAADLSKKYYDLVTSFYEYGWGDSFHFANRYKGETLRESIKRYEHFLALQLGLKRGMKVLDVGCGIGGPLREIARFSLTSITGLNNNEYQLSRGKELNRLAGLSESCKLVEGNFMNMPFPDNTFDAIYELEATCHASDMVACYKEICRVLKPGQCFAGYEWCLTDHFDSKNEKHKKIKADIELGSGLPEIRTTSQCLEALKLAGFEVVWEGDRRLDSEVPWYLPLDTSKFSISNFRSTAIGRCITRSMVSMLEFVGLAPAGSSKVHSILEKDADALVESGREEIFTPMYFFLVRKPLSKS; encoded by the exons ATGCATGGAGTTGGACGGATGAGGCCTCTTTCTCTCTATACAAGTATAATTACGTACAAATCCCTCCATGTCCAAACCCCAGCCTCTCTCCCTATAAATAGAGCCTGTAAGCCTCGCTCATCCCTTCACGTAGCCTCTCCTAGATCGTCTTGTTCCTTGATCCCCGGGGATAACATTTGTTTCGCTCTCTTT GAATCTGGAGATACAGTGATGTCGAATTCAAGACCTCTGAGTTTTGTTACCAATGTGGGAGGAAGGATACAAAAGGAAGAAGTCAAATCGGCAATGGAGCA GTATGAGAAGTTTCATGACTGTTATGGGGGGAACGAGGAGACAAGGAAGGCCAACGCCGCCGACTTG TCAAAAAAGTACTATGATCTTGTAACCAGCTTCTACGAATATGGCTGGGGCGACTCCTTTCACTTCGCAAACAG ATATAAAGGAGAGACACTTCGAGAAAGCATCAAGCGGTATGAGCACTTTCTTGCCCTGCAACTAGGCTTGAAAAGGGGAATGAAG GTGCTCGATGTGGGTTGTGGAATTGGTGGACCACTGCGAGAAATAGCTAGATTCAG CTTAACATCCATTACCGGTTTGAACAACAATGAGTACCAACTATCAAGAGGCAAG GAGCTGAACCGGTTGGCAGGATTGAGTGAGTCATGCAAACTAGTTGAG GGTAACTTCATGAATATGCCATTCCCTGATAATACTTTTGATGCTATATATGAACTAGAAGCAACATGCCatgcatcagatatg GTTGCCTGCTATAAGGAGATTTGTAGAGTACTTAAGCCTGGTCAGTGTTTCGCGGGCTATGAGTGGTGCTTGACTGATCACTTTGATTCCAAGAATGAAAAGCATAAGAAAATTAAGGCTGATATTGAACTTGGTTCCGGTCTCCCAGAAATAAGAACTACAAGCCAATGCCTTGAAGCCTTAAAGCTTGCAGGGTTTGAG GTTGTGTGGGAGGGAGATCGTAGGTTAGATTCCGAAGTGCCATGGTATTTGCCCTTGGATACGAGCAAATTCTCCATAAGTAACTTCCGATCGACAGCCATTGGACGCTGCATTACGAGATCTATG GTTAGTATGCTAGAATTTGTGGGACTTGCTCCAGCAGGAAGTTCAAAAGTTCATTCAATCCTGGAAAAGGATGCTGACGCACTCGTGGAAAGTGGAAG GGAAGAGATTTTTACACCGATGTACTTCTTCCTTGTCCGGAAGCCTCTTTCAAAATCTTGA